Proteins encoded by one window of Alphaproteobacteria bacterium SS10:
- the tadA gene encoding Flp pilus assembly complex ATPase component TadA, protein MGPPKASDDEQGPGGGEDARTMRPATNDPEARAKAQAMAQRRTAQAKRQQREQSAEGERPAAEAERRGPVLSARNVVNAAVDEARPEGKGDRPNPEQRRRQRPPGAAPNKKAAAAPSKASRLRELEFVDLYVPLHANGVARYNPKDVRVGEPGNVDVTREYEADLARLREQLHLIKKEDFSLAHDEVRYRGSRARLANGEHWVCLRRISGQVPTLEELKVDELLLPVLRGLGRRNGLIIVCGGTGQGKSTTANAILADYLDRLGHVAMTIEDPVEFNMSGERGNGGYCFQVEVEDDEAWAPSLKRALRWHPRYMLVGEIRSGAAAAQVLRAATSGHLVITTLHAGSVEKGIQAMIQVAETEIGSRAQELVAEGISAVLHQTLTPTGPEISYIFPNPSGADPARQYIRAGKLHMLNSFMEQQAIHLANEAAGKNADGTARQRGG, encoded by the coding sequence ATGGGGCCACCCAAAGCTTCCGATGACGAACAGGGTCCTGGCGGGGGTGAAGACGCCCGCACAATGCGGCCTGCCACGAATGACCCGGAGGCGCGCGCCAAAGCGCAGGCCATGGCCCAACGCCGTACCGCGCAGGCCAAACGCCAACAGCGTGAGCAATCTGCCGAGGGGGAGCGACCAGCCGCCGAAGCTGAGCGACGGGGTCCGGTTCTATCGGCCCGTAACGTGGTCAACGCCGCAGTAGATGAGGCGCGCCCAGAAGGTAAGGGCGATCGCCCCAACCCAGAGCAGCGCCGTCGACAACGCCCTCCAGGCGCAGCACCGAACAAGAAGGCAGCGGCCGCCCCATCGAAGGCCAGCAGGCTTCGTGAGCTTGAGTTCGTTGATCTCTACGTACCACTGCACGCCAATGGCGTTGCCCGCTACAACCCGAAGGATGTTCGGGTTGGTGAACCTGGCAATGTGGATGTCACCAGGGAATATGAGGCTGACCTCGCCCGCCTACGCGAACAGCTGCACCTAATCAAAAAAGAAGACTTCAGCCTCGCCCATGATGAGGTTCGGTATCGTGGATCCCGCGCCCGGTTGGCCAATGGCGAGCATTGGGTTTGCCTGCGGCGGATTTCTGGCCAAGTGCCCACGCTGGAAGAGTTAAAGGTTGATGAGCTTCTGCTGCCTGTGCTGCGTGGCCTTGGCCGCCGCAACGGGCTGATCATCGTTTGTGGTGGTACGGGTCAGGGTAAATCAACCACTGCCAATGCCATCCTTGCCGATTATCTCGACCGCCTTGGCCATGTTGCCATGACGATTGAGGACCCGGTTGAATTCAACATGAGCGGTGAACGGGGCAATGGCGGCTATTGCTTCCAGGTTGAGGTGGAAGATGATGAGGCCTGGGCCCCATCATTGAAACGGGCCCTTCGGTGGCACCCGCGCTATATGCTGGTGGGCGAAATCCGCTCGGGCGCAGCCGCTGCGCAGGTGTTACGTGCCGCAACCTCTGGCCACCTGGTCATCACCACCCTGCATGCCGGGTCGGTTGAGAAGGGCATCCAGGCCATGATCCAGGTCGCGGAAACAGAGATTGGCAGCCGGGCGCAAGAGCTGGTGGCCGAGGGCATTTCTGCCGTCCTGCACCAAACCTTAACGCCCACCGGGCCAGAGATTTCATACATCTTCCCGAACCCGAGCGGCGCCGACCCGGCGCGCCAATACATTCGGGCGGGCAAGCTGCATATGCTGAACTCCTTCATGGAACAGCAGGCCATCCACCTGGCTAACGAGGCCGCCGGTAAGAATGCAGATGGCACAGCAAGACAGCGCGGCGGTTAA
- a CDS encoding NUDIX hydrolase, with protein sequence MTQHPTGLISVCLRPRADRPRGDGLLSVWDGEDFAGAKLALILEDQILTYRRDDKPDIPFPNCWDLPGGGREGDEAPTDCALRELAEEFGLNLPYSRLTLGRRYERADRLPAYFFIGDLSADDVDAIEFGDEGQYWRLMPIGDFLAETQAVSALQERLRDCLSLEYNFLK encoded by the coding sequence ATGACACAACATCCAACTGGCCTGATATCCGTCTGCTTAAGACCAAGGGCTGATCGCCCGAGGGGGGATGGTTTGCTGTCAGTTTGGGATGGTGAGGATTTTGCGGGCGCTAAGCTGGCGCTGATCCTAGAGGATCAGATCCTGACATATCGTCGGGATGATAAGCCCGATATTCCGTTTCCCAATTGTTGGGACCTGCCCGGCGGCGGGCGCGAGGGGGATGAGGCGCCCACCGACTGCGCTTTACGGGAGCTGGCCGAGGAGTTCGGCCTTAATCTGCCGTACTCTCGGCTAACGCTGGGACGGCGTTATGAGCGGGCGGACCGGCTGCCAGCCTATTTCTTTATTGGCGATCTATCCGCCGATGATGTCGATGCCATCGAGTTTGGTGATGAGGGTCAGTACTGGCGCCTGATGCCGATAGGCGATTTCCTCGCAGAAACACAGGCTGTAAGCGCACTCCAAGAGCGTCTGCGCGATTGTCTCTCGTTGGAATATAATTTCTTAAAATAG
- a CDS encoding peptide chain release factor 3 has product MNDLATDNNPIAKRRTFAIISHPDAGKTTLTEKLLLFGGAIQLAGAVKARGEQRRARSDWMKVEKERGISVASSVMTYEYEGCTFNLLDTPGHEDFSEDTYRTLTAVDSAVMVIDAAKGIEPQTRKLFEVCRLRDVPIMTFINKMDREARDPFELIDQIEQELALDVTPASWPIGMGPLFRGCYDLINDQLVLMERGEKKKGGTAIGGVRETVKGLDDPRLEELVDPDQVAQLREEVEMARGLMQPLEVQGYREGHLSPCYFGSAVNAFGVRELLDGLVAMAPPPRPQPAEGRAIEPEEKKVSGFVFKIQANMDPKHRDRIAFMRLCSGHFKRGMKLKHPRSGKMVNMHNPVLFLAQDRELAEEAFPGDIIGLPNHGNLRIGDALTEGEDIKFTGIPSFAPELLQRVRPEDPMKAKHLGRALQQIAEEGGARVFKPRMDSDWVVGVVGALQFDVLADRVRTEYDIPVKFEATTLYTARWVEADDHQQLKKFIDAQPSAIADDHDEQPVFMARNAWHLDDTTSNWPDIRLLKTKG; this is encoded by the coding sequence ATGAATGATCTAGCGACCGATAACAACCCCATCGCCAAGCGCCGGACTTTTGCGATCATCTCGCACCCCGATGCCGGTAAGACGACCCTGACTGAGAAGCTGCTGTTGTTCGGCGGTGCTATTCAGCTGGCCGGCGCCGTTAAGGCGCGGGGTGAGCAGCGACGCGCTCGCTCTGACTGGATGAAGGTTGAAAAAGAGCGCGGTATCTCGGTCGCTTCATCGGTCATGACCTATGAGTATGAGGGTTGCACCTTCAACCTGCTCGACACCCCGGGTCACGAGGACTTCTCCGAAGATACCTATCGAACCCTGACGGCGGTCGATAGCGCGGTGATGGTTATCGATGCCGCGAAGGGGATCGAGCCACAGACCCGCAAGCTGTTCGAGGTATGTCGCCTGCGCGATGTGCCGATTATGACCTTCATCAACAAGATGGACCGGGAAGCCCGTGATCCGTTTGAGTTGATCGATCAGATTGAGCAAGAGCTGGCGCTGGACGTCACGCCTGCCTCCTGGCCCATTGGCATGGGGCCCCTGTTCCGCGGCTGCTATGACCTGATCAATGACCAGCTGGTCTTGATGGAGCGTGGCGAGAAGAAGAAGGGTGGCACGGCTATCGGCGGTGTTCGTGAGACCGTCAAGGGATTGGACGACCCCCGTTTGGAGGAATTGGTCGATCCGGACCAGGTGGCCCAACTTCGTGAAGAGGTTGAGATGGCGCGCGGGCTGATGCAGCCGCTTGAGGTGCAAGGCTACCGCGAAGGGCATCTAAGCCCCTGCTACTTTGGCTCTGCCGTCAACGCCTTTGGTGTTCGGGAATTGCTGGATGGTTTGGTGGCCATGGCACCGCCGCCGCGCCCACAACCGGCCGAGGGTCGTGCCATCGAGCCGGAAGAAAAGAAGGTCTCTGGCTTCGTCTTCAAGATCCAGGCGAATATGGACCCGAAGCACCGGGACCGCATTGCCTTCATGCGCCTCTGCTCTGGCCACTTCAAACGGGGCATGAAGCTGAAGCACCCGCGATCCGGCAAAATGGTCAACATGCACAACCCTGTGCTGTTCCTGGCCCAGGACCGGGAGTTGGCCGAGGAAGCCTTCCCCGGCGACATCATCGGCCTGCCGAACCATGGCAATTTGCGTATCGGTGACGCCCTAACCGAGGGTGAGGACATCAAATTCACCGGGATCCCAAGCTTCGCCCCCGAACTACTGCAGCGGGTGCGACCAGAGGATCCGATGAAGGCTAAGCATTTGGGCCGCGCGCTACAGCAGATCGCAGAAGAGGGCGGCGCCCGGGTGTTTAAGCCACGCATGGATAGTGACTGGGTGGTCGGCGTCGTTGGTGCCCTGCAGTTTGACGTGCTCGCCGACCGTGTGCGGACGGAGTACGACATCCCGGTGAAGTTTGAGGCGACGACGCTCTACACCGCGCGGTGGGTTGAAGCTGATGATCATCAGCAACTGAAGAAATTCATCGACGCCCAACCCTCGGCCATCGCCGATGATCATGATGAGCAGCCGGTCTTCATGGCGAGGAACGCCTGGCATTTGGATGACACAACATCCAACTGGCCTGATATCCGTCTGCTTAAGACCAAGGGCTGA